The genomic segment AAATACCACCCGCCCCGCGCCCTCAGCCCCAGACACCTGGTTCGGTTCCCCCGGCCCCCTGGGTCCTAGCATCCCTGGCATTCCGGTCCGAGCCCTAAACTTCAGCCCACTTCCCTCAGAGGCTGGGAGCGCCCGAGTCCGCCCGGCTCGCGGCAGCCACCGTCACTAGACAGTCAAACCCCAAGACGTCAGCCCACAATGCACCGGGCGGGCCGGGAAAGACGCgccggggagggagggggaagagagGGGCGCGAGTCGCGCGGAGGGGGTCggggggggaaggaggagaaagaagggccCAACTGTAGGAGGGCAGCGGAGCATTACCTCATCCCGTGAGCCTCCGCGGGCCCAGAGAAGAATCTTCTAGGGTGGGGTATCCATGGCGACGGGTGGGCCCGCCCCCCTGAGAGCTACGCGAGCCAATGGGAAGGCCTTGGGGTGACATCATGGGCTATTTTTAGGGGTTGACTGGTAGCAGATAAGTGTTGCGCTCCGGCTGGATAAGGGTTCAGAGTTGCACAGAGTGTGGCTGAAGCTACGAGGCGGGAGTGGAGGTGCGCGGACGCAGGCAGGCAGACAGGCACAGTCAGTCGGGAAGGACTGCAAATCCTATTCTCCAATTTCTCTCCAACTGCCCGGAGCTAGCGTTTGTGGCTCCCGGCCTGGTGTTTTGGGGAGCGCCGGGAGAGCCCCTTCTCCAGCCGCCCCCAGGCGGAGAGCCCCGCTGCGCGGGCGCTGCTGACAGCGCGGAGAGCGGCTACTGTCCGCCCGGGGAAGTCCGGAGAGCGGCTGCAGCGGCAAGAACTTTTCCCGGCCAGGAAGACAGGAGACAAGTGGCCGCCGGGTCCCGGAACGAACTTTTGCAAACCTTGCCTCCGCCCGAAGCTGCCGCGGCGGCGGCGAAGAAAAAGAGGCGGCGGAGAGAGGAGGACGTGCGCTCCGCTTCGCTGGCACCGGTTGCTGAACTTGGGCGAGCGCGAGCCGCGACTGCCGGGCGCCCCCTCCCCCTCGCAGCGGAGGAGGGGACAGTCTTCCGAGTCGGGGCGGCGGACACCCGCCTCCGGCCGGCCACCGCGAAGTCCGCTCTCCCTCCTGTCACCGGGAAGCGAGTTCGTCTGCGGGCTCTGAGGAACCGCTGCGCTCGAGAGAGCTCCGTGAGTGACCGCGACTTTTCAAAGCCGGGCGGCGCGCGCGAGCCGACAAGTAAGAGCGCGGGCGGCGCCTTAACCCTGCGATCCCCCGGACTGAGCTGGTGAGGAGGACGCCGGGGGCGGGGGCTGCCAGCCGGCGGGGGCGCGCGCTCTTCCAGAAACTTTCCTTGCTTACCGCCCGGGGAGGCGCGGGTGTCCCCCGCTTGCCAGCGCGCTGTTGCGGCCCCGAAACTTCTGCGCGCAGCTTAAACTAAGCCCACGCGAAGTGACGGACTGTTCTATGACTGCAAAGATGGAAACGACCTTCTACGACGATGCCCTCAACGCCTCGTTCCTCCAGTCTGAGAGCGGCGCCTACGGCTACAGTAACCCCAAGATTCTGAAGCAGAGCATGACCCTGAATCTGGCCGACCCGGTGGGCAGCCTGAAGCCGCACCTCCGGGCCAAGAACTCCGACCTCCTCACCTCTCCCGACGTGGGGCTGCTCAAGCTGGCGTCGCCCGAGCTGGAGCGCCTAATCATACAGTCCAGCAACGGGCATATCACCACCACGCCGACCCCTACCCAGTTCCTGTGCCCCAAGAACGTGACGGACGAGCAGGAGGGATTCGCCGAGGGCTTCGTGCGCGCCCTGGCCGAACTGCACAGCCAGAACACGCTGCCCAGCGTCACGTCGGCGGCGCAGCCGGTCAGCGGGGCGGGCCTGGTGGCCCCGGCGGTGGCCTCGGTGGCGGGCGGCAGCGGCAGCGGTGGCTTCAGCGCCAGCCTGCACAGCGAGCCGCCGGTCTACGCCAACCTCAGCAACTTCAACCCCGGCTCGCTGAGCAGCGGCGGCGGGGCGCCCTCCTACGGCGCGGCTGGCCTGGCCTTTCCCGcgcagccccagcagcagcagcagcaaccgcCGCAGCCGCCGCACCACCTGCCCCAGCAGATCCCCGTGCAGCACCCGCGGCTGCAGGCCCTGAAGGAGGAGCCGCAGACGGTGCCCGAGATGCCCGGGGAAACGCCGCCCCTGTCCCCCATCGACATGGAGTCCCAGGAGCGGATCAAGGCAGAGAGGAAGCGCATGAGGAACCGCATCGCTGCCTCCAAGTGCCGGAAAAGGAAGCTGGAGAGGATCGCGCGGCtggaggaaaaagtgaaaaccttGAAAGCGCAGAACTCGGAGCTGGCGTCCACGGCCAATATGCTCAGGGAACAGGTGGCCCAGCTTAAACAGAAAGTCATGAACCACGTTAACAGCGGGTGCCAACTCATGCTAACGCAGCAGTTGCAAACGTTTTGAGGCGAGACTGTCGGGGGCTGAGGGGCAAcggagaaaaaatataaataacacagACAGATTTGAGAACTTGACAAGTTGCGAgagggaaacagagaaaaaaaaaaagtgtccgaGGACTAAAGCCCAGGGTATCCAAGTTGGACTGGGTTGCGTCCTGACGGCGCCCCCAGTGTGCACGAGTAGGAAGGACTTGGCGCGCCCTCCCTTGGCGAGGAGCCAGGGAACGGCCGCTCGCGGGCTGCCCCGCTTTGCGGACGGGCTGTCCCCGCGCAAACAGAACGTTagacttttctttaacattgaccAAGAActg from the Bos javanicus breed banteng chromosome 3, ARS-OSU_banteng_1.0, whole genome shotgun sequence genome contains:
- the JUN gene encoding transcription factor Jun, with the protein product MTAKMETTFYDDALNASFLQSESGAYGYSNPKILKQSMTLNLADPVGSLKPHLRAKNSDLLTSPDVGLLKLASPELERLIIQSSNGHITTTPTPTQFLCPKNVTDEQEGFAEGFVRALAELHSQNTLPSVTSAAQPVSGAGLVAPAVASVAGGSGSGGFSASLHSEPPVYANLSNFNPGSLSSGGGAPSYGAAGLAFPAQPQQQQQQPPQPPHHLPQQIPVQHPRLQALKEEPQTVPEMPGETPPLSPIDMESQERIKAERKRMRNRIAASKCRKRKLERIARLEEKVKTLKAQNSELASTANMLREQVAQLKQKVMNHVNSGCQLMLTQQLQTF